The following are encoded in a window of Deltaproteobacteria bacterium PRO3 genomic DNA:
- a CDS encoding succinate dehydrogenase/fumarate reductase iron-sulfur subunit produces MEKKLNLTLKIWRQKGPQAQGRLVTYPVQGVSTDASFLEMLDVLNEELLKKGEEPVAFDHDCREGICGMCSLMINGQAHGPDRETTTCQLHMRRFKDGDTIVIEPWRAKAFPILRDLVVDRTAFDRIISAGGYASVNVGNAQDANCILVGKESADRAMDAAACIGCGACVASCKNASAMLFVAAKVTHFAELPQGQPERYKRAQAMVAQMDAEGFGGCTNTYECEAACPAGIKITTIAKLNREYLKSSFVYAEEAKASEGEG; encoded by the coding sequence ATGGAAAAGAAATTAAACCTCACCTTGAAGATCTGGCGCCAAAAGGGCCCGCAGGCCCAGGGACGGCTGGTGACCTATCCCGTGCAGGGAGTTTCCACCGACGCCTCCTTCCTCGAAATGCTCGACGTCCTCAACGAAGAGCTTTTGAAGAAAGGAGAGGAGCCGGTGGCCTTCGACCACGACTGCCGCGAGGGCATCTGCGGCATGTGCAGCCTGATGATCAATGGCCAGGCCCACGGACCGGACCGCGAGACCACCACCTGCCAGCTGCACATGCGGCGTTTCAAGGACGGCGACACCATCGTCATCGAGCCCTGGCGGGCCAAGGCCTTCCCCATCCTCAGGGACCTCGTCGTCGATAGGACGGCCTTCGACCGCATCATCTCCGCCGGCGGCTATGCCTCGGTGAACGTCGGCAACGCCCAGGACGCCAACTGCATCCTGGTGGGCAAAGAGAGCGCCGACCGCGCCATGGACGCCGCCGCCTGCATCGGCTGCGGGGCCTGCGTGGCCTCCTGCAAGAACGCCTCGGCCATGCTCTTCGTGGCCGCCAAGGTGACCCACTTCGCCGAGCTCCCGCAAGGCCAGCCCGAGCGCTACAAGCGCGCCCAGGCCATGGTCGCCCAGATGGACGCCGAGGGCTTCGGCGGCTGCACCAACACCTACGAGTGCGAGGCGGCCTGCCCCGCCGGCATCAAGATCACGACGATCGCCAAGCTCAACCGGGAGTATCTCAAGTCCAGCTTCGTCTACGCCGAGGAGGCCAAGGCCTCGGAAGGCGAGGGTTGA
- a CDS encoding SCP2 sterol-binding domain-containing protein encodes MSTPKEIFEQKIPEKLKANEAKIAGNTAIYEFNITGDGGGVWSIDLSGPDKKVVAGSTGNAKCTVTVAAADFSDIIDGKLNPQMAFMTGKLKVGGDMGLALKLGAILG; translated from the coding sequence ATGTCGACCCCGAAAGAAATCTTCGAGCAAAAAATTCCCGAAAAACTGAAGGCCAACGAGGCCAAGATCGCCGGCAACACCGCGATCTACGAGTTCAACATCACGGGCGACGGCGGCGGGGTCTGGTCGATCGACCTCTCCGGGCCCGACAAGAAGGTCGTGGCCGGCTCCACCGGCAACGCCAAGTGCACCGTGACGGTGGCGGCGGCCGATTTCTCCGACATCATCGATGGCAAGCTCAATCCCCAGATGGCGTTCATGACCGGCAAGCTGAAGGTGGGCGGAGACATGGGCCTGGCCTTGAAGCTGGGAGCCATCCTCGGCTAG
- a CDS encoding DUF2752 domain-containing protein: MRGLGAIAFVALLFAGAALVPLAWIEGLPLCMIREATGWDCPGCGLSRAFLEMFHGHWRQVFQLNALAPVIALYLAVLAADRFYTARAGRRPLWYSAGGSRWISSLFGVLALGQWLYKSGLHLVKIL, from the coding sequence ATGAGAGGTCTCGGGGCGATAGCTTTCGTCGCGCTCTTGTTTGCGGGCGCGGCGCTGGTACCCTTGGCTTGGATCGAGGGGCTGCCGCTCTGCATGATCCGCGAGGCCACCGGCTGGGATTGCCCCGGCTGCGGCTTAAGCCGGGCCTTTCTGGAGATGTTTCATGGTCACTGGCGCCAAGTCTTTCAGCTGAACGCCCTGGCGCCGGTGATCGCCCTATATTTGGCCGTCTTGGCCGCGGATCGGTTTTACACCGCCCGGGCCGGCCGCCGGCCCCTCTGGTACAGCGCCGGGGGCAGCCGTTGGATCAGCTCTTTGTTTGGAGTCCTGGCTTTGGGACAATGGCTCTATAAATCCGGACTTCACTTGGTAAAAATACTCTAA